A single genomic interval of Candidatus Thermokryptus mobilis harbors:
- the pyrE gene encoding orotate phosphoribosyltransferase produces MSTEQVLNIFKETGALLEGHFLLTSGLHSPKYFQCAKVLQYPEYAELLCRQISRHFYTSEVELVISPAVGGIIVGYEVARQLEARNIFAERESGVMKLRRGFEIKQGERVLVCEDVVTTGGSVFEVIELVKNAGGKLIGVGCIVDRSGGKIDFGTRFSAVIRLEVPYFKPEECPLCKEGVELVKPGSRGIY; encoded by the coding sequence ATTTCAACCGAACAGGTTTTAAACATCTTCAAGGAAACGGGGGCTTTACTTGAAGGTCACTTTTTATTGACTTCGGGGCTACACAGCCCCAAGTATTTTCAATGCGCAAAGGTTCTTCAATACCCTGAATATGCAGAACTCTTATGCAGGCAAATTTCAAGACACTTTTATACAAGTGAAGTTGAACTTGTGATTTCTCCAGCTGTGGGTGGGATAATTGTTGGATATGAAGTAGCAAGACAGCTTGAGGCAAGAAATATATTCGCTGAAAGGGAAAGTGGGGTTATGAAATTAAGACGGGGTTTTGAAATAAAACAAGGGGAAAGAGTTTTGGTCTGTGAAGATGTTGTTACAACTGGTGGAAGTGTTTTTGAGGTGATTGAACTTGTAAAAAACGCCGGTGGGAAATTGATCGGCGTCGGATGTATAGTTGACAGAAGCGGTGGTAAAATTGACTTCGGGACAAGATTCTCCGCTGTGATACGACTTGAAGTTCCATACTTCAAACCCGAAGAATGCCCACTCTGTAAAGAGGGTGTAGAACTTGTAAAACCAGGAAGCAGAGGAATTTATTAA
- a CDS encoding NUDIX hydrolase, whose amino-acid sequence MKLKKRNVIYRGKVFNIIVDELEYFKSGNHTIREVVEHPGGAVILGILPDEKIILIKQYRYPIDKFIYELPAGKLDPGEDPKICAIRELEEETGFKPAEIELLTYIYTSPGFCSEKLYIYLATNLQKVKQNLEEGELISVEFKTIDEAIEMILNGEIVDAKSIVGIMVGEKILKRKWARR is encoded by the coding sequence ATGAAGCTTAAAAAACGGAATGTGATCTACCGTGGGAAAGTTTTTAACATAATAGTTGATGAGCTTGAATACTTTAAGTCAGGGAATCACACTATCCGTGAAGTCGTTGAGCACCCAGGTGGTGCTGTTATTTTAGGGATTCTCCCGGATGAGAAAATCATACTCATAAAACAGTACAGATATCCGATAGATAAATTCATATACGAGCTTCCAGCTGGAAAACTTGACCCCGGGGAGGACCCTAAAATTTGTGCGATAAGGGAGCTTGAGGAGGAAACAGGGTTTAAACCTGCTGAGATTGAGCTTTTAACCTACATTTATACAAGCCCTGGCTTTTGTAGCGAAAAACTTTACATTTATCTTGCCACAAATCTTCAAAAAGTTAAGCAAAACCTTGAAGAGGGGGAACTTATCTCAGTTGAATTTAAAACCATTGATGAAGCAATTGAAATGATCTTAAATGGTGAAATCGTTGACGCTAAATCAATAGTTGGGATAATGGTCGGTGAAAAAATTTTGAAAAGGAAATGGGCGAGGAGATAA
- a CDS encoding RrF2 family transcriptional regulator, with product MIISKTLDYAVRTLIYLGKQPEGKTIFMKEIAENQRIPLSYLAKVMRQLVKAGIVWSEFGPNGGYSLKKTPSQITLKQVYEAVEGEIKMIDCFDNPTYACVFTSCCGQADIWHEVEMKLVNILESITIQDIIARDCTYPTKLLKTKINKQEKKHANS from the coding sequence ATGATAATATCAAAGACATTGGATTACGCAGTCAGGACATTGATATACCTTGGGAAACAACCCGAGGGAAAAACAATTTTTATGAAGGAAATCGCCGAGAATCAGAGGATACCATTGAGTTATCTGGCGAAAGTAATGAGACAGCTTGTAAAAGCAGGAATTGTGTGGTCAGAATTTGGACCAAATGGTGGTTATTCCCTTAAAAAGACACCATCGCAAATAACTCTAAAACAAGTTTATGAAGCTGTTGAGGGAGAAATAAAGATGATAGATTGTTTTGATAATCCAACTTATGCTTGCGTTTTCACATCTTGTTGTGGTCAAGCGGATATATGGCACGAGGTTGAAATGAAGCTTGTGAACATACTTGAAAGCATAACCATTCAAGATATAATTGCTCGGGATTGCACATACCCGACGAAACTTTTAAAAACAAAAATAAATAAACAGGAGAAAAAGCATGCCAACTCTTGA
- the sufC gene encoding Fe-S cluster assembly ATPase SufC, which yields MPTLEVRDLYVSVDGKEILKGLNFSINKGEVHALMGPNGSGKSTLAYTIMGHPKYKVEKGDIIFEGKSILDLKPDERARLGLFLGFQYPVEVPGVTLFNFLWKAIQAINQDSTLQRNLNLPKSVIDYKKDIIDKVKRLNMNEIFIYRPIGVGFSGGEKKRMEILQMAMLKPIIAFLDEPDSGLDIDSLKIVADVVNSTRNPDIGIVMITHYQRILNYIQPDFVHIMLDGKIVKSGGPEIVEKLEQEGYAWIRETAAEAAD from the coding sequence ATGCCAACTCTTGAAGTAAGGGACTTGTATGTCAGCGTTGATGGTAAAGAAATTCTAAAGGGCTTGAATTTTTCAATCAATAAAGGCGAAGTTCATGCGTTGATGGGTCCGAACGGTTCAGGTAAAAGCACGCTTGCGTATACGATCATGGGACATCCGAAGTATAAAGTTGAGAAGGGAGATATAATTTTTGAAGGTAAAAGTATACTTGATCTTAAACCTGATGAACGTGCACGACTTGGGCTTTTTCTTGGGTTTCAATACCCTGTTGAAGTACCAGGTGTGACATTATTTAATTTCCTTTGGAAGGCAATCCAAGCGATAAATCAGGACTCCACTCTTCAAAGAAATTTAAATTTGCCAAAGTCGGTGATTGATTACAAAAAGGATATAATTGACAAAGTGAAAAGATTGAACATGAATGAGATTTTCATATATAGACCCATTGGTGTTGGTTTTTCAGGTGGAGAGAAGAAAAGGATGGAGATTCTGCAGATGGCTATGTTGAAACCGATAATCGCTTTTCTTGACGAGCCCGATTCGGGTCTTGATATTGATTCATTGAAGATCGTCGCCGATGTCGTTAATTCAACACGCAATCCAGACATTGGGATAGTTATGATAACGCATTATCAAAGAATTTTAAATTACATCCAACCAGATTTCGTTCATATAATGCTTGATGGCAAAATTGTAAAGTCGGGTGGTCCTGAAATAGTTGAAAAACTTGAACAGGAAGGTTATGCTTGGATAAGAGAAACCGCAGCAGAAGCTGCTGATTAA